From Camelina sativa cultivar DH55 chromosome 20, Cs, whole genome shotgun sequence, the proteins below share one genomic window:
- the LOC104768727 gene encoding RING-H2 finger protein ATL73-like — MGRFLLETQETPTISATDANPRTLGDSISNNKNIANMDTNMVIILAALLCALICSLGLNSVLRYVLRCTRRFTPNEELVDTNANANANTAKGIKKRALKLIPVDSYSPELKMKATECLICLGEFLEGETVRVLPKCNHGFHVKCIDTWLLSHSSCPTCRQSLLELQTPATGSPA, encoded by the coding sequence ATGGGCAGGTTTTTACTTGAGACGCAAGAAACCCCAACCATTTCAGCTACGGATGCAAATCCTAGAACCTTAGGAGACTCTATCAGCAACAACAAGAATATAGCTAACATGGATACAAACATGGTGATCATACTAGCAGCTCTTCTATGCGCCTTGATCTGTTCTCTTGGCCTCAATTCGGTCTTGCGCTATGTCTTACGCTGTACAAGAAGGTTCACACCCAACGAAGAACTAGTTGACACcaacgcaaacgcaaacgcaaacacAGCAAAGGGGATCAAGAAACGGGCGTTGAAGCTGATTCCCGTTGATTCATACAGCCCTGAGTTAAAGATGAAAGCAACGGAGTGTTTGATCTGTTTAGGAGAGTTCCTTGAAGGAGAGACAGTTAGGGTTTTGCCCAAATGTAACCACGGCTTCCACGTCAAGTGCATCGACACTTGGTTGCTGTCGCATTCCTCTTGCCCCACTTGCAGACAATCACTCCTCGAACTTCAGACTCCGGCAACTGGTTCCCCCGCGTGA